One Spirochaetota bacterium genomic region harbors:
- a CDS encoding cyclic nucleotide-binding domain-containing protein: MTPSTDSSKGDLFKKGQLLIRQGEEPRFMYYMHSGALEILSAPPEYEELHTDILLSRSKRVGTIKEKNLISGLSILFAEPYKKSIRAIEDSYVSKYPIKEGGFGQIATDNTPLAVDILSNLFRRLELSIPDASRYANLYQNIARINDNVCLMHKALSQGALPEKLQQRADALHDIYVQNGGSFPGSFDAKFVIADNSGMLRKKYSFPGLPMETILDLKQCNFINKFIKLDINVLIGVVKRDPSIATYMFETVSDNLLKVLDRIEAIHTLIDEELTVLFGQEGSWTNVLIDSGAFATWQRTGRLSTDFLKNFLSVSVKVHTFFEELSGKKLSEIFPGFKKLHELYVSQKDRGAAGERPAARKVSSLGRDYVNSIQQIFEFSLIDKEFQNNFLKVLNDFKKMQNPFNTEPEGRKIRRFITRLYLDLYKQVLLRSQNESTMPSPVRLMLNFGFLDETMLEQEQIDELHEMSMRSAESSRLPIYHEHEFLKRIYEGKDNPSITEMGLTYEAHLREEEKHKKRASTQKPAADEEGISKMMYEIDHRLLHTIAVCSGSTATAFPILSSMVMRGNPANFHLSKKKLESTVLALREIDFSAFYRETVERIGEAREIIQDEVIPNFILLPSFGTKTMLWQELDGTNRKTRGRIVIPILFMGDIMKSLAHTIACFRWELNRSLKGAMWADPVEGGLSGIYFDYVNFFKKNPKLSTEAKEKIAERFKSIRTNRDRFAEDYVMWVLFEKDGIMKLNTVVREMFYRHIPFRKDVRSKLENMPAFSEIAAKVKNIHTRDATAYQRRFKKYTDETGALPEAIQRFMDFLDM, encoded by the coding sequence ATGACCCCCAGCACAGACAGCTCGAAAGGTGACCTTTTTAAAAAAGGACAGCTTTTAATCCGACAGGGCGAGGAGCCCCGGTTTATGTACTACATGCACAGCGGCGCGCTCGAGATACTTTCGGCACCGCCCGAGTATGAAGAGCTCCACACCGACATCCTCCTCTCCAGGAGCAAGAGGGTCGGCACCATCAAGGAAAAGAACCTGATCTCGGGCCTGAGCATCCTCTTCGCAGAACCGTACAAGAAGTCCATACGGGCCATCGAAGACTCGTATGTCTCGAAGTACCCCATAAAGGAAGGGGGCTTCGGGCAGATTGCAACCGACAACACCCCGCTCGCGGTCGACATCCTGTCCAACCTCTTCCGCAGGCTCGAGCTCTCAATACCGGACGCGTCGCGCTACGCGAACCTATACCAGAACATAGCCCGCATCAACGACAACGTCTGCCTGATGCACAAGGCGCTCTCGCAGGGAGCCCTTCCCGAAAAGCTCCAACAGCGGGCCGACGCCCTTCACGACATCTACGTGCAGAACGGCGGGAGCTTCCCGGGGAGTTTCGACGCGAAATTCGTAATAGCCGACAACAGCGGAATGCTCAGGAAAAAATACTCGTTTCCCGGCCTCCCCATGGAAACCATCCTGGACCTGAAGCAGTGCAATTTCATCAACAAGTTCATAAAACTCGATATAAATGTTCTTATCGGGGTCGTTAAACGGGACCCCTCCATAGCCACATACATGTTCGAGACTGTTTCGGACAATCTTCTTAAAGTTCTCGACCGGATCGAGGCCATCCACACGCTGATCGACGAGGAGCTCACCGTGCTGTTCGGCCAGGAGGGAAGCTGGACGAACGTGCTCATCGACTCGGGCGCGTTCGCCACCTGGCAGCGCACCGGCAGGCTTTCGACGGATTTTCTAAAAAATTTCCTCTCGGTCTCGGTGAAGGTGCATACCTTCTTCGAGGAGCTTTCCGGCAAAAAGCTTTCGGAGATTTTCCCGGGGTTCAAGAAGCTTCACGAACTCTACGTTTCGCAGAAGGACAGGGGCGCGGCCGGGGAACGCCCCGCGGCCAGGAAGGTGAGCTCCCTCGGCAGAGATTATGTCAATTCCATCCAGCAGATATTCGAATTTTCGCTCATCGACAAGGAATTCCAGAACAACTTCCTGAAGGTGCTCAACGACTTCAAGAAGATGCAGAACCCGTTCAACACGGAGCCCGAAGGAAGAAAGATACGGCGCTTCATAACACGCCTGTATCTCGACCTCTACAAACAGGTACTGTTGCGCAGCCAGAACGAATCGACCATGCCCTCGCCCGTGCGCCTCATGCTCAACTTCGGCTTTCTCGACGAGACGATGCTCGAACAGGAGCAGATCGACGAGCTGCACGAGATGTCCATGCGTTCGGCGGAATCGTCGCGCCTTCCCATCTACCACGAACACGAATTTCTAAAGCGGATATACGAGGGCAAGGACAATCCCAGCATCACCGAGATGGGACTCACCTACGAGGCACACCTCCGCGAGGAGGAGAAGCATAAGAAAAGGGCTAGCACCCAAAAGCCGGCGGCGGACGAGGAAGGCATCAGCAAGATGATGTACGAGATCGATCACCGGCTCCTCCACACCATCGCCGTGTGTTCGGGCTCGACCGCCACCGCGTTTCCCATCCTGAGCTCCATGGTGATGCGGGGCAATCCGGCCAACTTCCACCTTTCAAAAAAGAAGCTCGAATCCACGGTACTGGCGCTTCGAGAAATCGATTTCTCCGCCTTCTACCGCGAAACCGTCGAGCGGATCGGCGAGGCGCGCGAGATTATCCAGGACGAGGTGATCCCGAATTTCATCCTGCTGCCGTCGTTCGGCACCAAGACCATGCTGTGGCAGGAGCTCGACGGTACCAACCGCAAAACCAGGGGGCGAATCGTCATCCCCATCCTTTTTATGGGCGACATCATGAAGAGCCTTGCGCACACCATCGCATGCTTCCGCTGGGAGCTCAACCGCTCGCTGAAGGGCGCCATGTGGGCGGACCCCGTCGAGGGCGGGCTTAGCGGCATCTATTTCGATTACGTCAATTTCTTCAAGAAGAACCCCAAGCTCTCGACCGAGGCCAAGGAAAAGATCGCCGAGCGCTTTAAAAGCATACGCACCAACCGCGACCGCTTCGCCGAGGACTACGTAATGTGGGTGCTCTTCGAGAAGGACGGCATCATGAAGCTGAACACCGTGGTGCGCGAGATGTTTTACCGCCATATACCGTTCAGGAAAGACGTCCGGAGCAAGCTCGAAAATATGCCCGCCTTCAGCGAGATCGCCGCCAAGGTCAAGAACATCCACACCAGGGACGCGACCGCCTACCAGCGCAGGTTCAAGAAGTACACCGACGAGACCGGCGCTCTCCCCGAGGCGATCCAGCGTTTCATGGACTTCCTCGATATGTAG
- a CDS encoding DUF933 domain-containing protein, with the protein MKVGIIGLPQTGKKKLFQLLAGMKSSHSGSDASKSMTGVAEIFDPRFDVLAGLYNPKKTVRARINIDLLPRLEAASIREGAVFKDIADVDALCHVVRAFDNDAVYHVSGSVSAERDVDSVNAELILHDLLFIEKRFERLEKAKKKGMEEHARREEAILGRFRGHLEKNLPLRLLEIEEDDRRLIASYPFITLKKMILALNVSESDISSGDAVARMTDRYRDYGMEVMQISAELESQIAALESAEERAEFMREAGIGEPAVNLLSRLCMRSLGLISFFTVGDDEVRQWLIRAGSGAPEAAGAIHTDMQRGFIRAEVMKYPDIRELKSEDAVKKAGRFHVMGREYIVEDGDIISFRFNV; encoded by the coding sequence ATGAAAGTCGGGATCATAGGATTACCTCAGACGGGCAAAAAGAAGTTATTTCAACTGCTCGCCGGAATGAAGTCATCGCATTCGGGGTCAGACGCGTCAAAAAGCATGACGGGGGTGGCTGAGATATTCGACCCGCGGTTTGATGTGCTGGCAGGCCTTTACAATCCCAAGAAAACCGTCCGTGCGCGCATCAACATCGACCTTCTCCCCAGGCTCGAGGCGGCATCCATCAGGGAGGGTGCTGTGTTCAAGGATATCGCCGATGTCGACGCACTCTGCCATGTGGTGAGGGCTTTCGATAATGATGCGGTGTATCATGTGAGCGGCAGCGTCAGTGCCGAACGCGACGTCGATTCGGTGAACGCGGAGCTCATCCTGCACGATCTTCTCTTTATCGAAAAAAGATTCGAACGGCTTGAGAAAGCAAAAAAGAAGGGTATGGAAGAGCATGCCCGGCGGGAGGAGGCCATTCTCGGCCGGTTCCGCGGGCACCTCGAAAAGAACCTGCCGCTGCGCCTGCTCGAAATCGAGGAGGACGATCGCAGGCTGATAGCAAGCTATCCCTTTATTACTCTGAAAAAAATGATACTCGCGCTGAACGTCTCCGAGTCGGACATTTCAAGCGGCGACGCGGTGGCGCGCATGACGGACCGGTATCGCGATTACGGAATGGAGGTCATGCAGATTTCCGCGGAACTCGAGTCACAGATCGCCGCGCTGGAGTCCGCGGAGGAGCGGGCCGAGTTTATGAGGGAAGCGGGAATCGGGGAGCCGGCGGTTAACCTTCTTTCGCGGCTGTGCATGCGCTCGCTCGGCCTTATTTCCTTTTTTACCGTGGGTGATGACGAAGTAAGGCAATGGCTGATCAGGGCGGGATCCGGCGCGCCGGAGGCGGCCGGCGCCATTCACACGGACATGCAGCGCGGATTCATCCGGGCCGAGGTGATGAAATATCCGGATATTCGCGAGTTGAAAAGCGAGGATGCGGTAAAAAAAGCCGGGCGGTTTCATGTAATGGGCAGGGAGTACATAGTTGAAGACGGCGATATCATAAGCTTCAGGTTCAACGTTTAG
- a CDS encoding fibronectin type III domain-containing protein — protein MLRKKIRFLPLLLITALSLLLTEKAGRGTITSIILTPANPTTMSNTLGYYLAGKAYTFTINVVDPDVTAWNQITDARMTIANTTNIVVRNTVAFGFGASPLVADTPFAVTVDSGTVDAAGLVTAGSTYNNFTVRFTVTFRWDTPASAWAAARNVIGSATTNNPAVNTLTDTRTVSYGVVSTIRIVGFAQDGDAADGRVNPWHTAFNVTGTIAYNIPGAVAADAVHLVADAGVGEYTAPGSTLYRSGFITPHVDATPAALSIPVSAEWFNSLGWVTARGNHTWTVRVAMNTAGGPETSVNTLAINCDRIRVTNIEFFGGGGVNPPPRYYRSVNLPGTQVRVTAQLENAGTGMVGNTTIRISDSAGTPNTYDVVIANGATQGVIDMSANYPAVPGDIPANDTTVLSYSAVRVFGGAYDGDTAAAEGQDDFGSITQAALGTYQIYWDHEDPPGANAGGFTTWVNQQTTATSLELTWTPINPLANDDHDFYSYRIYYREDTTVPWIMIDRNTANYGPPAGTFRLDLITTGTAAIQGLVPLTMYDYFVSAVDVFGNEIYTLFPGSIITGPTGADWWGEIQTQPLTILSEITDGVTIFQDNSFTLNPLASARPVRDTAIRVKLTISGTAITLPETVNLIVAQDGATDLISGGTVNPIPVEPWYRINCAKSGPNIWTAHIPDTNTLITIGTDVRFVIEMIHGASITYADHNSELEIPAGVPPVTPNDYEWTFSVITPTTFQPWPTRILNNVITDKDPVAYPAYYLSEDAYVTIKAFDIKGRPVATLLDNAFRKGGQNIKEGGWRGDNKANRKLGVGLYYIQIEAKAVSSGKVILNSFQKVVMAR, from the coding sequence ATGCTCCGTAAAAAAATTAGATTTCTCCCGCTGCTGCTCATCACCGCCCTTTCTCTGCTGTTGACAGAGAAAGCGGGTCGTGGAACCATCACCTCGATCATCCTCACGCCGGCCAACCCGACCACCATGTCGAACACCCTGGGGTATTACCTGGCGGGCAAGGCATATACCTTTACGATAAACGTGGTCGATCCGGATGTCACCGCCTGGAACCAGATCACCGATGCCAGAATGACTATCGCTAACACAACCAATATTGTAGTAAGAAACACGGTCGCCTTCGGCTTCGGAGCATCTCCTCTCGTTGCCGATACGCCATTCGCAGTAACGGTGGACTCGGGGACCGTGGATGCCGCCGGCCTGGTCACCGCCGGCAGCACCTATAACAACTTTACCGTGCGATTCACCGTAACATTCAGATGGGACACCCCCGCATCCGCCTGGGCCGCCGCCCGAAATGTCATCGGATCCGCCACCACCAACAATCCGGCCGTGAATACCCTCACCGACACCCGCACGGTATCGTACGGCGTCGTTTCCACCATTCGGATTGTCGGCTTCGCCCAGGACGGCGACGCGGCCGACGGGCGAGTAAACCCCTGGCACACGGCGTTCAACGTAACCGGTACCATCGCATACAACATACCGGGCGCGGTCGCCGCCGACGCGGTGCATCTGGTCGCCGACGCGGGTGTGGGCGAGTACACCGCCCCCGGCTCCACGCTGTATCGATCCGGCTTCATCACGCCCCACGTCGACGCAACGCCGGCCGCTCTCAGTATTCCCGTAAGCGCCGAATGGTTCAATTCCCTGGGATGGGTCACCGCGCGCGGCAACCACACCTGGACGGTACGTGTCGCCATGAATACGGCAGGCGGCCCTGAAACCTCCGTGAATACCCTTGCCATCAACTGCGACCGCATCCGGGTGACCAATATTGAGTTTTTCGGTGGGGGCGGCGTCAATCCGCCTCCGCGCTACTACCGCAGTGTAAACCTGCCCGGCACGCAGGTACGGGTGACCGCCCAGCTCGAGAATGCCGGCACGGGAATGGTCGGAAACACGACTATCAGGATATCCGACAGCGCCGGAACCCCCAACACCTACGACGTGGTAATCGCCAACGGCGCCACTCAGGGCGTTATCGATATGAGCGCGAACTATCCGGCGGTCCCCGGCGACATCCCCGCAAACGACACGACGGTACTCTCGTACAGCGCGGTGCGCGTTTTCGGCGGAGCCTATGACGGCGACACGGCCGCGGCCGAGGGTCAGGACGATTTTGGAAGTATTACGCAGGCCGCGTTAGGAACGTATCAGATTTATTGGGATCATGAGGATCCACCGGGGGCAAACGCCGGAGGGTTTACCACCTGGGTCAACCAGCAAACCACTGCGACTTCACTTGAATTAACCTGGACTCCCATCAATCCACTGGCAAATGATGACCACGACTTTTATTCATACAGAATCTATTACCGGGAAGATACAACCGTTCCATGGATTATGATTGATCGCAACACTGCAAATTACGGGCCTCCCGCCGGAACATTCAGACTGGATCTCATCACAACCGGCACCGCAGCAATCCAGGGATTGGTGCCACTCACTATGTATGATTATTTTGTTTCAGCGGTTGACGTTTTTGGAAATGAGATTTATACATTATTTCCCGGGAGCATCATTACCGGCCCCACAGGTGCGGACTGGTGGGGCGAAATACAGACACAACCACTGACCATTCTTTCTGAAATTACCGACGGAGTAACAATCTTCCAAGATAATTCTTTCACTCTCAACCCCCTTGCATCAGCACGCCCAGTTCGCGACACAGCGATCCGCGTAAAATTAACAATATCCGGAACCGCCATTACCTTGCCAGAAACAGTTAATTTAATAGTGGCACAAGATGGAGCGACAGACCTAATAAGTGGAGGCACGGTAAATCCCATCCCCGTTGAACCTTGGTATCGGATTAACTGTGCGAAGAGCGGCCCGAACATCTGGACTGCTCATATTCCCGACACTAACACTTTAATAACAATTGGCACGGATGTGCGCTTTGTGATCGAAATGATACATGGTGCATCCATCACATATGCGGATCATAATTCCGAACTCGAAATTCCTGCTGGCGTTCCCCCTGTAACTCCAAATGACTATGAATGGACATTCTCGGTTATCACCCCCACCACCTTCCAGCCCTGGCCCACGCGCATCCTGAACAATGTCATTACCGACAAGGATCCGGTGGCCTACCCGGCCTATTATCTCTCTGAGGACGCCTACGTCACCATCAAGGCCTTCGACATCAAGGGACGCCCCGTCGCCACCCTGCTCGATAACGCCTTCCGCAAAGGCGGGCAGAACATCAAGGAGGGCGGCTGGCGCGGCGACAACAAGGCAAACCGAAAGCTCGGCGTGGGTCTTTATTACATCCAGATAGAGGCGAAGGCCGTGTCGAGCGGCAAGGTTATCCTCAATTCCTTCCAGAAGGTGGTCATGGCGCGTTGA
- a CDS encoding DUF1343 domain-containing protein: MRKTARWIVFAVAVSVLFDCASPAVYNLPARRQKRVYSGLENFIAGGAEEYRGKKIALVTNHSGVDFNLRKNIDLLRRQGLEIVLACAPEHGLYGYENDYDSMLYQADSRLNVIVYNLHHLSIGQLRHLFGPVEAVIFDIQDMGMRCYTYVSSLKQVMDALNGTPIGLVVLDRPNPLGFLGIDGAYLHEGFQSRHISAFPSTFIYNMTMGEAARFYRAGYARDVRLKVVPLKNYRRDLMYNETMLPWVPPSPNLPTYESSVVYSAIVMLEGVNLSVGRGTTKPFEYIGAPWIDPRELARRLSDLNLPNFRFRPVYFSPTFSKYAGMRCGGVQIFYMGGAFSPMEVSYRIITFLKNAYPEFHWDRHRDRYHVDFLAGTDAFRRYIDEGRPFAEFAGQIAVGQKEFNRQRKKHLMY, encoded by the coding sequence GTGAGAAAAACCGCCCGCTGGATTGTGTTCGCCGTCGCCGTGTCCGTTCTTTTTGACTGCGCGTCGCCCGCCGTCTACAACCTGCCCGCCAGGAGACAGAAGCGCGTCTACTCGGGGCTCGAGAACTTCATCGCGGGCGGTGCCGAAGAATACAGGGGGAAGAAAATCGCGCTGGTCACCAATCATTCCGGCGTCGATTTCAATCTCAGAAAGAACATCGATCTCCTGCGACGGCAGGGTCTCGAGATCGTGCTGGCCTGCGCGCCCGAGCACGGGCTATACGGTTACGAGAACGATTACGATTCCATGCTGTACCAGGCGGACTCGAGGCTGAACGTGATCGTCTACAATCTGCACCATCTTTCCATCGGACAGCTTCGCCACCTGTTCGGACCGGTCGAAGCGGTGATCTTCGACATTCAGGACATGGGGATGCGCTGCTACACCTATGTGTCGTCCCTGAAGCAGGTGATGGACGCGCTTAACGGGACACCGATCGGGCTGGTGGTGCTCGACAGGCCCAATCCCCTGGGTTTTCTCGGTATCGACGGCGCGTATCTTCACGAAGGATTCCAGTCGCGCCACATCAGCGCCTTTCCATCAACGTTCATCTACAACATGACGATGGGCGAGGCCGCGCGCTTTTACCGGGCGGGCTATGCCCGCGACGTGCGTCTTAAAGTTGTGCCGCTCAAGAATTACCGCCGCGATTTAATGTACAACGAAACCATGCTGCCCTGGGTGCCGCCCTCGCCAAACCTGCCCACCTACGAATCGTCGGTCGTGTACTCGGCCATCGTGATGCTGGAAGGCGTGAACCTGTCGGTCGGGCGCGGCACCACCAAGCCGTTCGAGTACATCGGCGCGCCGTGGATCGACCCGCGCGAGCTCGCAAGGCGGCTCTCCGATCTCAATCTTCCCAATTTCAGGTTTCGCCCGGTTTATTTCTCTCCGACCTTCTCGAAGTATGCGGGGATGCGCTGCGGCGGTGTTCAGATTTTTTACATGGGCGGGGCCTTCAGTCCGATGGAGGTTTCGTATCGCATCATAACATTTCTGAAAAACGCGTACCCGGAATTTCACTGGGACCGGCACAGAGACAGATACCATGTGGATTTTCTGGCCGGAACCGACGCGTTCCGCCGGTATATCGACGAAGGGCGGCCCTTCGCGGAATTCGCCGGTCAGATAGCCGTCGGGCAGAAGGAATTCAACCGGCAGCGGAAAAAACACCTGATGTATTGA
- a CDS encoding transposase produces the protein MARKTRIQQENLTYHITSRCIEWRAMMELDLFKQILIEVLGQTQEKYDFELSAYQIMDNHIHIVIRTIPGGAPISKIVQYIKSRFAEKYNRLTLRIGPFWNERYHDTIIEHADNPEYYLLWLLWYLAFNPVRSKTTDSPRKYLYSSIHSYLETGKRTPVRVDLHRYFMQLGKTVEERLKRFLVYEDTYRRRLAIII, from the coding sequence ATGGCCCGTAAAACCCGTATCCAGCAGGAAAACCTCACATACCATATAACCTCCCGCTGTATCGAATGGCGGGCGATGATGGAGCTTGACCTTTTTAAGCAGATTTTAATTGAAGTATTGGGCCAGACGCAGGAAAAATACGATTTCGAGCTTTCCGCATACCAGATAATGGATAACCATATTCACATAGTAATCAGGACAATCCCGGGCGGTGCACCTATTTCGAAAATCGTTCAGTATATTAAGTCCCGCTTTGCCGAAAAATACAACCGGCTGACCCTACGAATAGGCCCGTTCTGGAATGAACGATACCACGACACCATTATCGAGCACGCGGACAATCCCGAATACTACCTCCTGTGGTTGCTCTGGTATCTCGCCTTCAATCCGGTCCGGAGCAAAACCACGGACAGCCCGCGGAAATACCTGTATTCCAGCATACATTCATATCTCGAAACTGGCAAACGGACCCCAGTGAGAGTCGATTTGCACCGGTATTTTATGCAGTTGGGAAAGACCGTCGAGGAAAGGCTGAAAAGATTTCTCGTCTACGAGGACACGTACCGCAGGCGCCTGGCGATAATCATTTAA
- the hisC gene encoding histidinol-phosphate transaminase, translating into MKYWNTRLKKMAEYIPGEQPESLDEFIKLNTNESPFSPSPVVLDAIKRAADASLRRYPNPTTMSVREAFAKRNGLTAENVFVANGSDEIFTLLLRGFVDPEALAAFPYPSYSLYYTLAEANGVQYERIPLTKDLDINFADYLKKKYALVIVCNPNNPTGRGVDLDSLINFAGKFKGLLVVDEAYVDFYGETAIGLVREFDNIIVTRSFSKSYSLAGLRVGIAAAHADIIRGFIKLKDSYNVDRLAEAGALAALADQKGFKYNIGMVRDNKEYLEERLEELGFSIVPSKANFLLVRHPDVPAKKIYEELYAHKILVRYFAGPVQSEYVRISVGTMMELRALVKEIEAIIKGG; encoded by the coding sequence GTGAAGTACTGGAACACGCGACTTAAAAAAATGGCCGAGTACATTCCCGGCGAGCAGCCGGAAAGCCTCGATGAGTTTATAAAGCTCAACACCAACGAGAGCCCATTTTCTCCCTCGCCTGTGGTGCTCGACGCGATAAAAAGGGCCGCCGACGCGTCGCTTCGCCGCTATCCCAATCCCACGACGATGTCGGTCCGCGAGGCCTTCGCGAAACGTAACGGGCTTACGGCCGAAAATGTCTTCGTGGCAAATGGATCGGACGAGATATTCACGCTCCTCCTGCGGGGCTTCGTTGATCCGGAAGCGCTTGCCGCGTTCCCCTATCCCTCCTATTCGCTCTATTACACCCTCGCGGAGGCGAACGGCGTGCAGTACGAACGGATACCGCTTACGAAAGATCTCGATATCAATTTCGCGGATTATTTAAAGAAAAAATACGCGCTGGTCATCGTCTGCAATCCCAACAATCCCACCGGTCGGGGCGTCGATCTCGACTCGCTTATAAATTTCGCCGGAAAATTCAAGGGACTTCTGGTGGTCGACGAGGCCTATGTCGATTTTTACGGCGAGACGGCCATCGGCCTGGTGCGCGAATTCGACAACATCATCGTAACGCGGTCGTTCTCGAAATCGTATTCGCTCGCCGGCCTGCGCGTCGGCATAGCGGCCGCGCACGCGGACATCATCCGCGGCTTCATCAAGCTCAAAGACTCGTACAACGTCGACCGGCTGGCCGAGGCGGGGGCGCTCGCGGCGCTCGCCGACCAGAAGGGGTTCAAATACAATATCGGGATGGTGCGCGACAACAAGGAATATCTCGAGGAACGGCTGGAGGAGCTCGGTTTTTCGATCGTGCCTTCGAAGGCGAACTTTCTCCTTGTCAGGCATCCCGATGTTCCGGCGAAAAAGATATACGAGGAACTGTACGCGCACAAGATCCTTGTACGCTATTTCGCGGGCCCGGTGCAGTCCGAGTACGTGCGTATAAGCGTCGGAACGATGATGGAGCTTCGAGCGCTGGTGAAGGAGATTGAGGCTATAATAAAAGGCGGATGA
- a CDS encoding FAD:protein FMN transferase translates to MRSIPRFVRCALPFALLLGAIGCRKGELITFNRPMLGTIITITIIADSSEAGVRASEAAFNEIARIEALMSPRLAGSDVARLNRDGGRIHVTVSDETFALIEKSIEVSHRTDGAFDISFASLGHLWNLASDDFRPPGHRETARLLPLVDYRKITLHPESRRVSFALPGMRVGLGGIAKGYAIARAVGALRREGVRASIVDAGGDLQVTGDKFGEPWRVGLMHPRKKEILLTIAARDGDSVVTSGDYERFAFFNGERYHHIIDPKTGFPARGLASVTVLCSDPVLADAYATALFVMGGVRAREFALAHPEIKVILIDEDMRISASRELEDRVGPSGRAKIEWF, encoded by the coding sequence ATGCGATCAATCCCACGCTTCGTCCGCTGTGCTCTGCCATTCGCGCTCCTCCTCGGCGCAATCGGCTGCCGTAAGGGCGAGCTCATTACCTTCAACCGGCCGATGCTGGGCACCATCATTACCATTACGATTATCGCAGATTCCAGCGAGGCAGGGGTCAGAGCCTCGGAAGCGGCATTTAACGAGATTGCCCGGATAGAGGCCCTGATGAGTCCGCGGCTGGCCGGGAGCGACGTCGCGCGGCTGAACCGCGATGGCGGTCGCATCCACGTCACCGTTTCGGACGAGACCTTCGCGCTGATCGAAAAGTCCATCGAGGTGTCGCACCGGACCGACGGCGCCTTCGACATTAGCTTCGCCTCGCTCGGCCACCTCTGGAATCTGGCAAGCGACGACTTCCGCCCGCCGGGGCACCGCGAGACCGCGCGCCTCCTTCCGCTGGTCGACTACCGGAAGATCACACTGCATCCGGAATCGCGCCGGGTCTCTTTCGCCCTGCCGGGGATGAGGGTCGGCCTCGGCGGAATAGCGAAGGGATACGCCATAGCCCGGGCGGTCGGGGCCCTCCGCCGGGAAGGGGTCAGAGCCTCGATAGTCGACGCGGGGGGTGATCTCCAGGTGACCGGCGACAAGTTCGGCGAGCCATGGCGGGTAGGCCTTATGCATCCGCGCAAAAAAGAAATCCTCCTCACAATAGCGGCCCGCGACGGCGATTCGGTCGTGACGAGCGGTGATTACGAGCGATTCGCCTTCTTCAATGGAGAGCGATATCATCATATAATCGATCCCAAGACGGGCTTCCCGGCCCGGGGGCTGGCATCGGTGACGGTACTGTGCTCTGACCCCGTGCTGGCCGACGCCTACGCCACGGCCCTTTTCGTGATGGGAGGGGTCAGAGCCCGCGAATTCGCCCTTGCTCACCCGGAGATAAAGGTCATTCTTATCGACGAGGACATGCGTATCAGCGCATCGAGGGAGCTCGAAGACCGGGTTGGGCCGTCCGGCCGCGCAAAAATCGAGTGGTTTTAG
- a CDS encoding dihydroorotate dehydrogenase, giving the protein MVQIGSLRLKNPVTVASGTAGYGEELSAYYDIARLGAVFTKGLSLAPRPGNRGPRIIETPSGMLNSIGLENVGLDAFLEKKLPFLLSKGATVIPNIAGHSVDENVELCRVLGHTAGIAALELNVSCPNVKEGGIAFGRNLSTFSALVGAVRKVTPVPLIVKLSPNVTDVTEFAAAAKDCGADAVSAVNTFLGMKIDVATGRPHFVNRVAGLSGPAIRPIAVRIVYEIFAKADIPVIGIGGIGSLDDVLEFLMAGASAVSIGTMSLVNPRTAIDCVEGLEAYMRERNIGRPDEIIGAAHRV; this is encoded by the coding sequence ATGGTTCAAATAGGAAGCCTGCGGCTTAAAAATCCGGTAACGGTCGCCTCGGGGACCGCCGGTTACGGTGAGGAACTTTCGGCATACTACGACATCGCCCGCCTCGGGGCCGTTTTTACCAAGGGGCTTTCGCTTGCGCCCCGTCCGGGCAACAGGGGGCCGCGCATCATCGAGACGCCGTCGGGGATGCTCAACTCCATCGGGCTTGAGAACGTGGGGCTCGATGCGTTTCTGGAAAAAAAGCTGCCCTTTTTACTATCAAAGGGCGCGACGGTTATCCCGAACATCGCCGGTCATTCGGTCGATGAGAACGTGGAGCTCTGCCGTGTCCTCGGGCATACGGCCGGGATCGCCGCCCTCGAGCTCAACGTCTCATGCCCCAACGTAAAGGAGGGCGGAATCGCGTTCGGGCGCAACCTCTCCACCTTCTCGGCGCTGGTTGGCGCAGTCCGCAAAGTCACGCCGGTGCCGCTTATCGTGAAGCTCTCGCCGAACGTCACCGACGTTACCGAGTTCGCCGCGGCGGCGAAAGACTGCGGGGCCGATGCGGTCTCGGCGGTAAATACCTTTCTCGGGATGAAAATCGACGTCGCCACGGGCAGGCCCCATTTCGTAAACCGCGTGGCGGGGCTCAGCGGCCCGGCCATACGGCCCATCGCCGTGCGCATCGTCTACGAGATATTCGCGAAGGCGGACATTCCCGTCATCGGAATCGGCGGGATCGGTTCGCTCGATGACGTGCTCGAGTTCCTGATGGCCGGGGCGAGCGCCGTGTCGATCGGGACGATGAGCCTGGTAAACCCCCGCACGGCGATCGACTGCGTCGAGGGGCTCGAGGCGTACATGAGGGAGCGAAATATTGGCCGCCCGGACGAGATAATCGGCGCGGCGCACAGGGTATAA